The genomic segment CCGCGTGCGCGGGCGCGGGCGCACCGGCGACCTGCTCGCCGACCTGTACACCGGCTCGCCGTCCGCGCGGCGGCGCGTCAAGCCGCTGTGGGACGTCGGCCCGGTGGCCTGGGTGGCCACCCCGCAGCGGTGCCCGTCGGCGCTGGTGCCCAGCCCGGTGCTGCACGAGGACCTGGAGTGGGGCCACGACCCGCGCCGCCACCTGGTGCGCGAGGTGCGCGACGTGGACGCGGACGCCGTCCTGCAGGACCTCTTCGACCGCCTCCCGCCGGCTGCTGCAGCCCCGAGCGGGAGCGGGGCGTGAGCGGGGACGGCGTGCGGCTGCGCCCCCTGAGCGCGGCCGAGGACCCGCACCTGCTCGCGCGGGTGCTGCGCCTGCGCCCGCACCCGGAGCAGGAGGTCTTCTCCGCGCGCGCCGCGGACACCTTCCCCGCCGCGGCCGCCGACCCCGACCGTACGGCCTTCGCCGTCCTCGCCGGCGAGGAGCCCGTCGGGTTCGGCGTCCTCGACCGCCGCGGCTGGCTGGAGGACCTCGTCGACGACCCGGACCGGGCGGTGCTGCTGCGCGCCTTCTACATCGCCGCCGAGCACCAGGGGCGCGGGTACGGCGCCCGGGCCGCGCGCGCGGCCCGGGCGCTGGCGGCCGCCCTCGTGCCCACCGCGGACCTCGTCGTCCTGACGGTCAACGAGCGCAACCCCGCCGCGCAGCGCGCCTACGCGCGGGCCGGGTTCGTCGACACCGGCACCCGCTACCTCGGCGGGGGCGCGGGGCCTCAGCGGGTGATGGTGGCGGCGGCCTCGCCGCTGCCCCGAGCGGCCGCCTCGCCGCCGCCGCGAGCAGCTGGCTCGCCGCTGCCCTGAGCGGCGGCCCGCCGCGCCACGGCGA from the Quadrisphaera sp. DSM 44207 genome contains:
- a CDS encoding GNAT family N-acetyltransferase; amino-acid sequence: MSGDGVRLRPLSAAEDPHLLARVLRLRPHPEQEVFSARAADTFPAAAADPDRTAFAVLAGEEPVGFGVLDRRGWLEDLVDDPDRAVLLRAFYIAAEHQGRGYGARAARAARALAAALVPTADLVVLTVNERNPAAQRAYARAGFVDTGTRYLGGGAGPQRVMVAAASPLPRAAASPPPRAAGSPLP